TAGATAAAAACCAATAATATATGAATGTTGATTTTCACCCCAATGAAAAATATCTTTTGTTTTACTCCAAAGGTCATATTTACTGAAATTCCACAAAAATTATTGAAGAACTAAAACAGAAAAACTTAAAATATAAAAACATGAAAAAGCACATTAATAATTCTATAATATTGGTATTGTCACTAAGCCTCATTATCCTTTCATCTTTCGAATTAATGGGACAACCAGCCTTAAAGAGGGTGGGGAGATACAATACTGGCATATCCTATGGATTATCTATAAAAGATCATTATGCATATGTTACTACTAACACATCCCTTATTATCCTAGATATCATAAAGCCTGAAAAGCCGGTTAAACTAAGTGAACTTAAAATAGGTACTCCGATTTTTGACGTACAGGTAATGAATGATTATGCTTTTCTGGCCGCCAGTTCTGAAGGGTTGATTATAGCGAATATCTCAAATTCTAATAATCCTAAAATCGTAAGTAGGTATAGCGTTAATGGAAAAATTGCTAAAATAGAAGCAGATAAAAACCTTTGCTATACTTTAACCTATGAGAATGGATTTGAAATAATTGATGTAGGGAATCCGCTTGAACCTAAAAGCATTGGTAACTTTCAAATCAAAAATGCACGAAATTTAAAAGTTCAAAATAATATTGCGTATATATCCGATCCTAAAAATGGGTTAACAATTTTAGATATATCCGATCCAACAGAAATCAAAAAAATTAGGGTAGTTGATAATACAAAGGGAGCAGCCGGAATAGGTATAAACAATGGATTATTGTACTTAGGTTCTTATGGAAATCTGGTTCGAATATTTAATGTATCTGATCCTCAATCCCCAATATTTATTACACAATATCAATATTCGAATGAAGTCTCAGGTTTAATTGTTTTTGAAAATTATCTGATAACAAAATTTCAAGGGATCAAAATAGAGGATATTTCTGATATCTACAATCCTAGAGTTTATGCTCAATACCATATTCGGGGTATAAAGGGGGGAGTTCATGACATTATTGTACAAGACAATTATGTATTTTTTGTTCTAAAAGGTATAACAATTCTAAAAATTATCGAAGATCTAAAACCAGAAATATTAAGAAAATAGAAAGGAAACAGCTATGAAAAAAACATTGTATTGTATCGCAGTTATATTAATCGGGCTATTTACCTCCACTGTTGCTATTTCGCAAACAGGAAATACACTAGTAGCAAAACCTATTTCAAAAAATATAATTCTTGTCCAAACCGAACGAGGAATGGATACCCAGCTTGCAATTAATTCCGATAAGGGTATTGTCGTATTCGGAACGCATTGGGGGCCTGCAATTGAAAAGGAATATAGGGCTGTAATTGAGAGGGAATTTGGAAATTCCAATTTCAAATATGTTGTAAATCCTAAGTCACGGATAATATCATGCGGTGGAAATGTTTTATACAAAGATGCCTTGATTGTTGCAGACGATGAAGTTTATAATGAGATGGTCTTAAACAAAACTAAACTCAATGATGAGATTCAGCGAGAAGTAAATCTTTTTAATGAAAAAGCTGAAAGATCAAGAAATATTCTTAAACAAGGAAATCTTAGCGTTGATGACCAGGCCATGCATTCCCACTGGATGAATTACTGTCAGCGAATTGCCGATGATCTAAAAGCAGGGTATGATTTGGTATTACCTTCCTTTGTTTTTGAAAACAGGTTTACTATGAATCTGGGTAATATGATTCTGCACATGGAGAATTTTGCCGGAGCCGGAACGATTATTAATATCCCTGAAGAAAAATTCCTAATGTTCAATGGGATGTTTGATCCGCTTCATATTATAGGTCCACCACGGGGAAAAAAGCTGGAAATAGACCAATGGATTTCTATCCTGGAAAAATACCTTTCCGAATGCAGCAATTACGAACAGGTTGTTTTGGGTTACAAGGGCATTTGGCCATTAAAAAAAATTGAAGACAGGAAGAATTTCATGATACACCTCTGGAACGAAATTAAAAAAGCAACGGATGAAGGACTGGATTTCGAACAGGTAGAAGAAAGGCTTTCCATCGATTCTGAATTTAGCTACATTAAAAATTGGGACTTATATAGAGAAACCGGCGATGCATGGGTAAGGGAGGACTTCGAAAAGATACTGTTTGCATTCTGGGTGCATCTGCATCCGGTAATTAGCACTCATATTGATAATTTCATCAAAGATAATGGACCGGAAAAAGGGTTAGAGGAATTAAAAGATATTCTAAAAAACAGAAGGAAGGATTATTATATAAGCCAGTCTGCCTTAAACACTCTTGGTTATCGCCTTTTAAACAAAGAAATGAATGATCCCGCCATTGAAGTATTCACCATAAATGTTGATTTATATCCCGCCTCTGCCGATGTTTACGATAGCCTTGGAGAAGCCTATATGAAAAGCGGGCAAAAAGATCTTGCTATAAAGAACTACCAGAAATCCTTAGAACTGAACCCTCAAAATTCCAATGCTCTGGAGAAGCTAAGAGTTTTAAAATGAATAAGCTAACCATATATTGGCCAATCATTTTATTTAACATTAATAGAATAGTAAAATGAACTAATTAAAGAAAAGTAATATGAAAAAAGTATCTTTGGTAACTTTTAGCCTATGCCTACTCGTTGCAGTTGTATATAGTCAGAATACAGAGGTTAGTATGAATCGCTTAACCAAGCAACAATGGGCCGAGGATCTCGATTTTGTTGTTGACAAACTAAACGAGGTGCACCCTGGATTGTACAGAAGAATTTCGCCTGATTCATTATCCATCATAATTAGGAATGCAAAACTTGAAATTGAGAATTCCAGTTCGGATGTTGAATGTTACTTTGCCATAAGGGAAATTATAGCCGCATTACAGGATGGACACACCAACCTATCCATAAGGGGGAAAATTGATTTTATTAAGGGAAAAGTCCCCATTCAATTTGATTATTTTAATGATGGGTATCATGTGATAGGTGTTGAGAAAGGCAACAAGGAATTACTCGGATTAAAATTAATTGCTATAAATGGAGTCCCTGTTGAAAATATTATCCACCGTTTTTTAGAGGTATCCTCGGGCGATAACCGAATCGGAAGGCTTGGGAAGTTAAGATCTTATTTGACCTACCCCTTGATGCTTCAAGGTGCAGGTGTACAAATTACTGACGATGAAATTAACTACAAATTTATCACAAAAGATGGCAATCAGTTTAGTAAGACCATTGCTTGTAGCGATTATAATCCTGCCGATTTATATTCAGTTCAGGATTTATTGGGATCAGAAACTCCTTTGCACCTGAAAAATCAGCAAAAGAACTATTGGTTCGAGTACATAAAAAGCAATAAAGCAATGTATGTACAAATAAACAGAATTGAAAATCAAAGCACAAAAGATTTGTTTAGTAAATTCTCATATGAATTCTTTGATTATATTGATAAACATTCCGATGAGGTTGAAAACGTAATAATTGATCTAAGGTATAATGCCGGGGGTCAAGGAAGATTAGCAATCTCCTTTGCAAAAGAGATCATTAAACGAGGGAATATTGACACCAGAGGAAAATTGTTTGTTATATTAGGTCAAAAAACCTTTAGCGCTGCAATTGTTTTGGCAACAAGTCTCCTGGAGTACACAGATGCTATTTTTGTGGGTTCACAGAGTGCATGTCCTGCCAATTTATTCAGTGACAGCCAAAATGTTGGAAACCTTCCCAATAGTGAATTTGGTTTATCAGTTGCCTCCCGACAAATAGATAACGCGTGGATATCAAACCGCGAATATTTTAAAATTGATATTCCCGCAATAACTAATGGATTCGATTATTTTTCCGGGCAGGATCCTGCATTAAATGCTATACAAAATAAGGGAGCGATACCCCTTGAAGATATTGCTGCATTAAAGGGTGCTGATAGTGCATATATTGAGTATAAAGTTCTGGTTCAGAAGTACTCAGACATACTTTGGTGGTCCTCATCGGTCAATTTGGAGTCAAATCTTAATGCAAAAGCCGATAAATTGGTAAAAGAAGGAAAAATAGATCAGGCCGAACAAGTAATGGTGCTTAATACTATGATATACCCGTCTTCGGGGAGCGTTTGGTATATGATTGCCCAAATTTATTACTTAAACGGGAAGAAGGATCAGTGCATTAAGGCGCTCGAAAAATCATTGGAGCTAAATCCGAATAATCAGAATGCAATTGATGCTTTAAATCAACTAAAAAAGTGAACAATCAATAATATTAATTCAGTACTGTCCGGTGGTGTCACCCGATGGGAAATACCTTTTTTTTAGTTCCAAAGGTGATGTTTTCTGGGTTTCTGCCAAAATTATTGAAGATCTAAAACCAAAAGATTTAAAATAATTGTCAAATTTTAAAAAGGATAAAGATGAAAAAAGCACAAATTATAACAATTGCTTTTATAGCGATTCTGTTTACGCAGAGTTGCCAAATGAATTCAAATAAATATGTAATTCTTGAGCAGAGCATCGATTCAATATTCGCTCAGGGAGATCTTGTGGGTTTTTCCGCGGGTATTATTCAAAGGGAGGACCTGATTTGGACAATGACACGCGGAAGGGCCGATTTAAAAAAGGATATTCCGGTCGATAACAACACCTTGTTTGTTCTTGCTTCGCTATCGAAAACGGTTACAGGCGCTGCGTTAATGACACTTTATGACGAGGGCTTGTTTTCTCTTGACGATGATATCAATTTGTACCTTCCTTTTAAGGTAAGAAATCCAAACTTTCCTGATATCCCTATTACAATACGAATGCTGCTCACCCACACCTCATCATTATTCGATAACAGTAAATATATTTCCAGCCTCTATGCCTGTGGCGATCAAACACATATAACTTTCGAAGAGTATCTAGCGAATTGCTATACTCCGCAGGGAAGCCAATACGATTCTACAAATTTTGCAAAGTACAAACCTGGTGAAAGTTGGGAGTACTGTAATTCAGGGTATGTATTTATTGCCTTTTTGGTTGAAACGATTTCAAAGCTTTCTTTTCCTGATTATTGCTTCGCAAGTTTATTTACACCTCTCGAAATGAATGAATCGGGTTGGCTCTATAATAACCTGAACCTCGATAACATTGCATATAACTATATTTCTGAAGAGGAGGCAAGGAAGGAACAGGGACATCCAAGTATCGATCCTGAAACTATTAATGGGAAGAATGCTGTTTGCCATTATGCCTGGCCAGGATATGCCGATGGTGGATTAAACACCAGCCCAAAACAGTTTGCAAACTTTATGATTATGT
The sequence above is a segment of the Bacteroidota bacterium genome. Coding sequences within it:
- a CDS encoding beta-lactamase family protein, whose amino-acid sequence is MKKAQIITIAFIAILFTQSCQMNSNKYVILEQSIDSIFAQGDLVGFSAGIIQREDLIWTMTRGRADLKKDIPVDNNTLFVLASLSKTVTGAALMTLYDEGLFSLDDDINLYLPFKVRNPNFPDIPITIRMLLTHTSSLFDNSKYISSLYACGDQTHITFEEYLANCYTPQGSQYDSTNFAKYKPGESWEYCNSGYVFIAFLVETISKLSFPDYCFASLFTPLEMNESGWLYNNLNLDNIAYNYISEEEARKEQGHPSIDPETINGKNAVCHYAWPGYADGGLNTSPKQFANFMIMLMNNGHFKGKQILKPETVNLILTPQNVQGMGSSPRYKRLDMGLTWWLRETESEYFFSHSGGGTGITTFAFFDPNKKYGAVFFITGDWHDKAYDRLVLDLFRKHFQSVKHKA
- a CDS encoding tetratricopeptide repeat protein encodes the protein MKKTLYCIAVILIGLFTSTVAISQTGNTLVAKPISKNIILVQTERGMDTQLAINSDKGIVVFGTHWGPAIEKEYRAVIEREFGNSNFKYVVNPKSRIISCGGNVLYKDALIVADDEVYNEMVLNKTKLNDEIQREVNLFNEKAERSRNILKQGNLSVDDQAMHSHWMNYCQRIADDLKAGYDLVLPSFVFENRFTMNLGNMILHMENFAGAGTIINIPEEKFLMFNGMFDPLHIIGPPRGKKLEIDQWISILEKYLSECSNYEQVVLGYKGIWPLKKIEDRKNFMIHLWNEIKKATDEGLDFEQVEERLSIDSEFSYIKNWDLYRETGDAWVREDFEKILFAFWVHLHPVISTHIDNFIKDNGPEKGLEELKDILKNRRKDYYISQSALNTLGYRLLNKEMNDPAIEVFTINVDLYPASADVYDSLGEAYMKSGQKDLAIKNYQKSLELNPQNSNALEKLRVLK
- a CDS encoding tetratricopeptide repeat protein produces the protein MKKVSLVTFSLCLLVAVVYSQNTEVSMNRLTKQQWAEDLDFVVDKLNEVHPGLYRRISPDSLSIIIRNAKLEIENSSSDVECYFAIREIIAALQDGHTNLSIRGKIDFIKGKVPIQFDYFNDGYHVIGVEKGNKELLGLKLIAINGVPVENIIHRFLEVSSGDNRIGRLGKLRSYLTYPLMLQGAGVQITDDEINYKFITKDGNQFSKTIACSDYNPADLYSVQDLLGSETPLHLKNQQKNYWFEYIKSNKAMYVQINRIENQSTKDLFSKFSYEFFDYIDKHSDEVENVIIDLRYNAGGQGRLAISFAKEIIKRGNIDTRGKLFVILGQKTFSAAIVLATSLLEYTDAIFVGSQSACPANLFSDSQNVGNLPNSEFGLSVASRQIDNAWISNREYFKIDIPAITNGFDYFSGQDPALNAIQNKGAIPLEDIAALKGADSAYIEYKVLVQKYSDILWWSSSVNLESNLNAKADKLVKEGKIDQAEQVMVLNTMIYPSSGSVWYMIAQIYYLNGKKDQCIKALEKSLELNPNNQNAIDALNQLKK